CCAGCAAAGGCAGCAGCATCGCGACCACCAGGGTCGGCACGAAGCCCGGCCGGAAGCGCTTCATGGCGTCGCCAGAAAGTCGGTAGTCGCGATAGCTATACTCAAATGCATCGCCTGTCCCCCGGAGTGTCACCATGCTCAAAGCAGCCATCGTCCTGATGCTGATTGCCACGATTGTCAGCCTGTTCAGCGGCCTGTTTTTTCTGGTCAAGGACGACAGCCATTCCAATCGCCTGGTCATCGCCTTGAGTGTTCGTGTTGCGCTGGCCGCCACCACTGTCGGCTTGATCGCCTGGGGTTTTTTCAGCGGCCAGTTGGTGTCTCACGTGCCTTGGTAGGGCGCGCAAAGCGCGCAGCTTCAAGCTTCAAGCTTGCGGCTTGAAGCTGCTCTAAAGCACATAGACGAAAACGAACAGACCGATCCACACCACGTCCACGAAGTGCCAGTACCAGCTCGCCGCCTCGAAGCCGAATTGATGGTCGGCATCGAAGTGCCCGCGCATGATCCGCATCAGCATCACGAACAGAATGATGGTGCCCATGGTCACGTGGGCGCCGTGGAAACCGGTGAGCATGAAGAAGGTCGCGCCGTAGATGCCGGAACCCAGAGTCAGGCCCAGCTCGTTGTAGGCGTGCAGGTATTCTTCGGCCTGGAAACCGAGGAACGCGCAACCGAGCAACACGGTCAGCGCCAGCCA
The window above is part of the Pseudomonas sp. B21-048 genome. Proteins encoded here:
- a CDS encoding twin transmembrane helix small protein yields the protein MLKAAIVLMLIATIVSLFSGLFFLVKDDSHSNRLVIALSVRVALAATTVGLIAWGFFSGQLVSHVPW